A window of the Syntrophothermus lipocalidus DSM 12680 genome harbors these coding sequences:
- the ychF gene encoding redox-regulated ATPase YchF, with product MQLGLVGLPQSGKTTLFQLLTEARGNGAYGARIEKAVVRVPDRRVDFLARLYQPRKTTYAQLEVIDIPGLVPGSEKEASVFLQSVRDTDALVHVVRAFADDNVPHLEGSIDPLRDLELIEYELLLADLDLVEKRIDRIKQGKKRNEAELNWLQRVKKMLEEETPISNITFSSEEQAWLRTYQFLTAKPILVALNLDEASFQDGIYPHKQEILDYVGRRGIPLVLISAKLESEIAELEGEERELFMRDMGISEPGIVRLAQAAYRLLGLISFFTVGEDEVKAWTIVQGTPARKAAGKIHSDIERGFIRAEVVKYEDLEACGTMARVREKGLFRLEGKDYLVQDGDIIHFRFNV from the coding sequence ATGCAGCTCGGGCTCGTCGGCTTGCCCCAATCGGGGAAGACGACTCTTTTTCAACTATTGACCGAAGCGCGAGGTAATGGAGCTTACGGTGCCAGGATTGAGAAAGCGGTGGTGCGGGTACCTGACAGGCGGGTCGACTTCTTGGCGCGATTGTACCAGCCTCGCAAGACGACTTACGCACAGCTGGAAGTCATCGACATCCCCGGCTTGGTTCCGGGCTCGGAAAAAGAAGCTAGTGTTTTCTTGCAGTCTGTAAGAGATACCGATGCACTGGTTCATGTGGTTCGCGCTTTTGCAGATGATAATGTTCCGCATCTTGAGGGCAGTATAGATCCGTTAAGGGATCTCGAGCTCATCGAATACGAGTTATTGCTGGCCGATCTGGATCTGGTAGAAAAAAGAATAGATCGCATCAAGCAAGGCAAGAAAAGAAACGAAGCTGAACTTAACTGGCTGCAACGCGTAAAGAAGATGCTGGAAGAAGAAACTCCTATATCGAACATCACCTTTTCCTCAGAAGAACAAGCCTGGCTTAGGACCTACCAGTTTCTAACGGCAAAGCCGATCCTGGTAGCTCTGAACCTCGATGAAGCAAGTTTTCAGGATGGGATATATCCCCACAAACAGGAGATACTGGACTATGTTGGCCGCCGAGGAATCCCCTTGGTATTGATCTCGGCAAAATTAGAGTCAGAGATTGCCGAGTTGGAAGGCGAGGAACGAGAACTGTTCATGCGCGATATGGGTATAAGTGAGCCGGGAATAGTCCGCTTAGCCCAAGCTGCTTACCGCTTGCTCGGCCTTATCTCGTTTTTCACAGTAGGGGAAGACGAGGTGAAAGCTTGGACCATAGTTCAGGGAACACCCGCTCGCAAGGCAGCAGGAAAGATACACTCCGACATAGAACGGGGTTTTATCAGGGCCGAGGTAGTAAAGTATGAAGATTTGGAGGCCTGTGGAACGATGGCCCGAGTAAGAGAAAAAGGTTTGTTCCGGCTTGAGGGTAAAGACTACCTGGTGCAAGATGGCGATATCATCCACTTCAGGTTCAACGTATGA
- a CDS encoding PH domain-containing protein produces the protein MNYKPNKTVGVLVGLLLGVLGFGSVIWAINFSLVQPDERTLKFLLLVPIYLFALFFLYILWGLLTLTYTVGESEFIIKWATRRIRIPWSEITDIIRVTGTKNLANLSGISWPGYMVGNYTLKGLGVVKMYATRVKGNVIVLATPHGNFAVTPVDEAGFLLEVSRRSGQEAREINCDGLSEEVRGKLLTEDIVYMSLYVLNLVILLGVILYQAMFFPGSGASRTVVLLPALGAGVLVFNIGNASRAYQFIPAAAYLIWGLSLLIMMTFLVLSVVTISF, from the coding sequence TTGAACTACAAGCCGAACAAGACTGTAGGAGTTCTAGTTGGGTTGTTGTTGGGGGTTCTCGGCTTCGGATCCGTCATCTGGGCTATTAACTTTTCCTTAGTGCAACCTGATGAACGCACTTTGAAGTTCCTACTCCTAGTGCCGATATACCTGTTTGCTCTTTTTTTCTTGTACATACTGTGGGGCCTACTTACTCTTACCTATACAGTTGGTGAGAGCGAATTCATTATCAAGTGGGCCACCCGCAGGATCAGGATCCCGTGGTCGGAAATAACCGATATTATTAGGGTAACTGGGACCAAAAACCTGGCCAACCTCAGCGGAATCAGCTGGCCAGGATACATGGTAGGCAACTACACCTTAAAGGGGTTGGGCGTGGTCAAGATGTATGCTACCAGAGTCAAGGGGAACGTGATTGTGCTCGCAACTCCCCATGGCAACTTCGCCGTCACTCCGGTTGACGAAGCGGGGTTCTTGCTTGAAGTATCTCGCCGTTCAGGGCAAGAGGCCAGGGAAATCAACTGCGACGGCTTGAGCGAAGAAGTACGAGGCAAGTTACTAACCGAAGATATAGTCTATATGAGCCTGTATGTCCTGAATCTGGTCATCCTTTTGGGTGTAATCCTTTACCAGGCTATGTTCTTCCCGGGGTCAGGAGCTTCGCGAACGGTGGTCCTGTTACCCGCTTTAGGAGCGGGGGTGCTGGTTTTCAACATCGGAAACGCAAGCCGGGCATATCAGTTCATTCCTGCGGCAGCTTATCTTATCTGGGGACTTAGCCTCTTAATAATGATGACGTTCCTGGTTCTGTCAGTAGTTACGATATCGTTCTAA
- a CDS encoding 6-phosphofructokinase — protein sequence MHRIGVITGGGDCPGLNAVVRAVTKSAINLYGWEVIGFEDGFKGLVENRYRILDLQAVSGILHRGGTILGTTNRDNPFNFLIEENGQKEFRDMSAVVLENLDRLGIDALVVIGGDGSLNIAYQLHQKGVKVVGVPKTIDNDLSATDLTFGFHTAVATAMDALDRLHTTAESHHRVMVLEVMGRYAGWIALAAGIAGGADVILIPEIPFKLEKICEKIEERTLTGKKFSIIVVAEGAKPEGGEMVVQKIVPESHDPVRLGGIGNKVGEEIERLTGKETRVTVLGHLQRGGSPNAFDRILSTRYGVAATKALKAGNYGSMVSLQGSAVTTVPLEDAIGELKKVPVDHEMIQVARAVGISFGD from the coding sequence ATGCATCGTATCGGAGTCATTACAGGGGGTGGAGATTGTCCTGGACTCAATGCCGTGGTCAGGGCCGTAACCAAGTCTGCAATCAACCTTTACGGCTGGGAAGTCATTGGATTTGAAGACGGGTTTAAAGGCTTGGTCGAAAATCGCTACCGCATCTTAGACCTGCAGGCCGTCTCCGGGATCCTTCACCGCGGTGGCACTATCCTCGGAACGACGAACCGGGATAACCCGTTCAATTTCCTCATCGAGGAAAACGGCCAAAAAGAGTTTCGAGATATGTCGGCGGTAGTCCTGGAAAACCTTGACCGGCTCGGCATTGATGCTTTGGTAGTAATCGGCGGGGACGGAAGTCTCAATATAGCGTACCAGCTGCATCAAAAAGGGGTCAAAGTGGTCGGGGTCCCCAAAACCATTGATAACGACCTTTCAGCTACCGATCTCACCTTTGGTTTTCATACGGCCGTAGCCACAGCTATGGATGCGCTAGACCGCCTGCATACTACTGCGGAATCTCACCACCGGGTAATGGTTCTCGAAGTGATGGGGAGGTACGCGGGATGGATCGCTTTAGCTGCAGGGATAGCCGGGGGAGCCGATGTTATACTCATACCCGAAATACCATTCAAGCTGGAGAAGATCTGTGAAAAAATCGAAGAGCGCACGTTGACTGGCAAGAAATTCAGCATTATAGTGGTTGCTGAAGGAGCCAAGCCTGAAGGCGGGGAAATGGTTGTTCAAAAAATAGTTCCTGAGAGCCACGATCCCGTGAGGCTGGGTGGAATAGGTAATAAGGTAGGTGAGGAGATAGAAAGATTGACCGGGAAGGAAACACGGGTTACGGTTCTCGGTCACCTACAAAGAGGTGGCAGCCCTAACGCCTTTGATCGCATCTTATCCACTAGATATGGAGTAGCGGCAACAAAAGCTCTGAAAGCTGGCAATTATGGAAGCATGGTTAGCCTGCAAGGCTCGGCCGTAACCACCGTGCCTCTCGAAGACGCAATTGGCGAGTTGAAAAAGGTCCCGGTTGATCATGAAATGATTCAGGTTGCCCGGGCCGTGGGGATCAGCTTTGGGGATTAA
- a CDS encoding DUF6485 family protein, which translates to MKECNQEKLALTCTCTYEVCHRKGKCCECVAYHRRRNEVPGCFFPPSVERTYDRSYRRFIQACQER; encoded by the coding sequence GTGAAGGAGTGTAACCAAGAAAAACTGGCACTTACCTGTACGTGCACTTATGAAGTCTGTCACCGCAAAGGCAAGTGTTGCGAATGCGTGGCCTATCATCGGCGTCGTAATGAAGTGCCTGGCTGCTTTTTCCCGCCAAGTGTTGAACGTACTTATGATCGCTCCTATCGCCGTTTCATTCAGGCTTGCCAGGAAAGGTAA
- a CDS encoding trypsin-like peptidase domain-containing protein → MANVKSSGVLRFLVVLVLGVFIGALIGVNMPDQLADWKGNGNQSRQLAAQESGETTKYVVMGPSGIADMVEKVSPAVVNIETTVRVDNGYVDPFFDDPFFREFFGDRFGISPRSTYETGIGSGCIISSDGYVLTNQHVVNNAVKIMVTVAGFDQPIPATIVGQDYELDLAVLKLQKKATYTALKMGDSDRIRVGDWVIAIGNPYGLDHTVTAGVISAKGRPVTIGDRQYRNLIQTDAAINPGNSGGPLLSASGELVGINTAVNASAQGIGFAIPINTAKQVLDQLISKGKVERAYMGIGVSEITADTANSLGLSTTKGVLVAQVYSGTPAEKAGLHTGDVITAIDGKTVNNYDGLKTILDTKKAGQTITVKVIRNGSTKELPLTLAAKP, encoded by the coding sequence TTGGCTAACGTAAAGAGCTCAGGTGTTCTTAGATTTTTGGTTGTCCTGGTTCTCGGAGTTTTTATAGGCGCATTGATAGGGGTAAATATGCCCGATCAACTGGCCGACTGGAAGGGTAATGGTAACCAGTCCAGACAACTGGCAGCCCAGGAATCGGGCGAAACAACCAAGTATGTGGTTATGGGTCCGAGCGGTATTGCTGACATGGTGGAAAAGGTTAGCCCAGCCGTTGTCAATATTGAGACGACTGTGCGCGTAGACAACGGTTATGTTGACCCGTTTTTTGACGACCCGTTTTTTAGAGAGTTTTTTGGCGACAGGTTCGGTATATCTCCCCGGTCTACTTATGAAACAGGTATTGGTAGCGGTTGTATTATTTCATCTGACGGGTACGTTTTGACCAACCAGCACGTGGTAAACAACGCGGTGAAAATCATGGTCACGGTTGCCGGTTTTGACCAGCCTATTCCGGCGACAATAGTTGGACAGGATTATGAGCTGGACCTTGCGGTTCTCAAACTTCAGAAAAAGGCCACCTATACTGCGTTGAAGATGGGAGATTCAGACCGGATCAGGGTGGGAGACTGGGTTATAGCCATAGGAAACCCTTATGGCTTGGATCATACCGTTACCGCCGGAGTCATCAGTGCCAAAGGGCGTCCGGTTACCATAGGCGATCGTCAATACCGGAACCTGATTCAAACTGATGCCGCCATTAATCCCGGTAACAGCGGCGGTCCTCTTTTGTCAGCGAGTGGAGAGCTTGTAGGTATTAATACGGCAGTTAACGCTTCGGCCCAAGGGATCGGCTTTGCTATCCCCATCAATACGGCGAAGCAGGTTCTGGATCAACTGATTAGTAAAGGGAAAGTCGAAAGGGCATACATGGGAATAGGGGTTAGCGAAATAACCGCAGATACTGCCAATAGCCTCGGGCTCAGTACCACCAAAGGAGTTTTGGTGGCCCAAGTCTATTCGGGGACCCCTGCCGAAAAGGCCGGTTTACACACCGGGGACGTTATAACGGCTATTGACGGAAAAACAGTGAATAACTATGACGGGCTGAAAACTATCCTTGATACCAAGAAAGCTGGACAAACAATAACGGTTAAGGTGATTCGCAACGGTAGTACAAAAGAACTACCGTTGACTTTGGCGGCCAAGCCTTAA
- a CDS encoding vWA domain-containing protein has translation MRMEEKNEAFDTASLVGNYLGMYFEKEQGVRLGECAVVSLKAHTQVPGRRGHVRILLNRDAGKTYRGFVDTGQVVHIDVYHSPGTLDPRQVSRHVFRAIETHLTNLDPSLQFNEEEKMKNVLEYALKIEVVTKSGRGLVYQLSQGELQPVTGAEAKLNHVHILASFTREKYGIILPIVQAVEEAVEEAGLQLGKVKRIVHTREKNKQENLAGYLILPWKKKGGEYSPLLLRENQNQLLLKLVEKFASVEELQEFLESYGSNIFKRKSREEQKRKVGDLDEYLEQLEDLEILKKGLFGPVLTKEGKELIQYLSQHKCDIEAEIRRSIRKSPGRSRYYHRIGKGEKTASAVQFTNRNKTVPLAQSPQTGDLAVPETIIQAKKGCFLRGEKHFTIRKEDMRIYDRRAYVPIDVCLLIDASASMAGDKRQAACYLAEHLLLTGREKVAVVIFQQTKAKVVVPFTRNHKLLTKGLASIRPEGLTPLADGIATSLKLIKSSRVSNPLLVLITDGMPNFPLWTVDAREDALTAAKKIANTKIKFVCIGLESNKVFLNELAARAHGTLYVVDDLNRNTLIDIVRYEKRVTAQAYKE, from the coding sequence ATGAGGATGGAAGAAAAAAACGAAGCGTTTGACACTGCCAGCTTGGTAGGGAACTATCTCGGTATGTATTTTGAGAAGGAGCAGGGGGTGAGGCTAGGAGAGTGTGCCGTAGTGAGCCTCAAAGCCCACACCCAAGTACCAGGACGGAGGGGCCATGTACGAATTCTTTTGAACCGAGATGCGGGCAAAACGTACCGTGGGTTCGTGGATACTGGGCAAGTGGTACACATCGACGTTTATCACTCGCCGGGAACACTAGACCCTAGGCAGGTATCCAGGCATGTTTTTCGGGCCATCGAAACTCATTTGACTAACCTGGACCCCAGCCTGCAGTTCAATGAAGAAGAAAAGATGAAAAACGTTCTGGAATACGCTCTTAAGATTGAGGTAGTTACAAAGTCCGGACGCGGTTTGGTTTATCAACTGTCTCAAGGGGAACTTCAACCGGTAACCGGAGCCGAGGCCAAACTGAATCACGTTCACATCTTGGCCAGCTTCACACGCGAAAAGTACGGGATTATTCTTCCTATAGTCCAGGCCGTGGAAGAAGCTGTTGAGGAGGCTGGACTTCAACTTGGTAAAGTCAAGAGAATCGTTCATACCAGGGAAAAGAACAAACAAGAAAACCTAGCCGGATATCTAATTTTGCCCTGGAAGAAAAAGGGTGGAGAATACAGCCCGTTATTGTTGCGTGAAAACCAAAACCAGTTGCTTCTGAAGCTGGTTGAAAAGTTCGCCAGCGTGGAGGAGTTACAGGAGTTTCTTGAAAGTTATGGTAGCAACATCTTTAAACGCAAGAGCAGGGAGGAACAAAAACGCAAAGTAGGGGACTTAGACGAATACCTGGAACAGCTTGAGGACCTCGAGATTCTCAAGAAAGGTCTGTTTGGGCCGGTTTTGACCAAGGAAGGCAAGGAACTCATCCAATACTTGTCCCAGCACAAGTGCGACATCGAGGCTGAAATTAGAAGGAGCATTCGCAAGTCTCCCGGAAGGTCCAGGTATTACCACAGGATTGGGAAAGGGGAAAAAACGGCCTCCGCTGTGCAGTTTACGAATCGCAATAAAACCGTCCCCCTCGCCCAAAGTCCCCAAACCGGCGACTTAGCAGTCCCCGAAACTATTATCCAGGCCAAAAAAGGCTGCTTTCTCCGGGGAGAAAAACATTTTACTATACGCAAAGAAGATATGCGCATCTACGACCGCCGGGCTTACGTGCCAATCGATGTCTGCCTCTTGATTGACGCCAGTGCCAGTATGGCCGGAGATAAGCGCCAGGCCGCGTGCTACCTGGCCGAACATCTCCTGCTTACGGGCAGAGAAAAAGTGGCAGTGGTCATATTCCAGCAAACAAAAGCCAAAGTCGTTGTCCCGTTCACCCGCAACCACAAGTTGCTCACCAAAGGGTTGGCCAGCATACGACCGGAAGGGCTTACCCCGCTGGCAGACGGCATCGCCACCAGCCTCAAACTCATTAAATCTTCGCGAGTAAGCAACCCGTTACTGGTCCTTATTACCGACGGAATGCCCAATTTCCCGTTATGGACAGTAGATGCGAGGGAAGACGCTTTGACTGCTGCCAAAAAAATCGCGAATACAAAAATCAAATTTGTCTGCATTGGTTTGGAGTCCAACAAAGTCTTTCTCAACGAGTTGGCTGCCCGTGCCCACGGCACTCTCTATGTAGTAGACGACCTCAACCGTAACACCTTAATTGACATCGTACGTTACGAAAAGAGGGTAACCGCACAAGCATACAAAGAATAG